A genomic window from Microbacterium sp. H1-D42 includes:
- a CDS encoding DNA-3-methyladenine glycosylase: protein MLRAATRADLLGLPIEVAPRLLGAHLATVVDGAETMLRITEVEAYHGKGTGTVPDPGSHARMGPTARNATMWGEPGHLYVYLSHGIHSCINVVCGPDGEAGGVLLRAGEVIAGSDAVAARRGIATPLSRIALRDLARGPGRLGQAMGLRHALHDGIDFASGAAMNGATAQLLWSDLPVGVSTGPRVGVAGLAGTMAFPWRFWITGDPTVSPFRWGRGAAEAARTLEDAG, encoded by the coding sequence ATGCTGCGCGCAGCCACCCGCGCGGACCTGCTCGGACTGCCGATCGAAGTCGCCCCTCGCCTGCTCGGAGCGCACCTCGCGACCGTCGTCGACGGTGCTGAGACGATGCTTCGGATCACCGAGGTCGAGGCCTACCACGGCAAGGGCACCGGCACCGTGCCCGACCCCGGCTCACACGCCCGCATGGGGCCGACCGCACGCAACGCGACGATGTGGGGCGAGCCCGGTCACCTGTACGTGTACCTGAGTCATGGCATCCACTCGTGCATCAACGTCGTGTGCGGCCCCGACGGCGAAGCAGGGGGCGTGCTGCTGCGCGCCGGCGAGGTGATCGCCGGGTCGGATGCTGTCGCCGCGCGCCGCGGCATCGCGACGCCGCTGTCGCGCATTGCACTGCGCGACCTCGCACGCGGACCTGGGCGCCTCGGTCAGGCGATGGGCCTGCGGCATGCGCTGCACGACGGCATCGACTTCGCGTCTGGGGCGGCGATGAACGGCGCGACAGCCCAGCTGCTGTGGAGCGACCTGCCCGTCGGGGTGTCGACCGGGCCACGGGTGGGTGTGGCCGGTCTCGCCGGCACGATGGCGTTCCCGTGGCGGTTCTGGATCACGGGCGACCCGACCGTATCGCCGTTCCGCTGGGGGCGCGGCGCCGCCGAGGCCGCCCGCACTCTCGAGGATGCCGGCTGA
- a CDS encoding LacI family DNA-binding transcriptional regulator: MSDDARPRPVTRADVARYAGVSTAVVSYVLNDGPKAVAPLTKERVLDAVRVLGYRPNLAARALSKGQADMLGLLVNDNRNPFFAELCHALDQASADRSRQLLIVNSDRRQAPTSEQIRDLASRQISGLIIASVLTAGEQALIERLGIPSVMIGQFGETDGLSGVGVDFAAGARMGVEHLIGHGYTDIAFIGSAARYDPRERGWQEALGDAHLTPGALVHTTFSYQGGYDAGRRLVERGTLPRAVLAASDQIAVGLLTALREGGVRVPEDVAIVSFDGTASVDFVWPRMTTVVQPLEQMAETAIRAVLDPDSVPRYVEFATQLRVRESCGCTADD, from the coding sequence GTGTCTGACGACGCGCGACCGCGCCCGGTCACCCGTGCCGATGTCGCCCGGTACGCGGGCGTCAGCACCGCCGTGGTCAGTTACGTGCTCAACGACGGCCCGAAGGCGGTCGCACCGCTGACGAAGGAGCGTGTGCTCGACGCCGTGCGGGTACTGGGGTACCGTCCCAACCTCGCAGCTCGCGCGCTGTCGAAGGGTCAGGCCGACATGCTCGGACTGCTCGTGAACGACAACCGCAACCCTTTCTTCGCCGAGCTCTGCCACGCGCTCGACCAGGCCAGCGCAGACCGCTCACGTCAGTTGTTGATCGTGAACAGCGATCGGAGGCAAGCGCCGACCTCCGAGCAGATCCGCGACCTCGCATCGCGGCAGATCAGCGGTCTGATCATCGCCAGCGTCCTCACCGCGGGCGAGCAGGCCCTGATCGAGCGGCTGGGCATCCCGAGCGTCATGATCGGACAGTTCGGCGAGACCGACGGCCTGTCGGGGGTGGGTGTGGACTTCGCCGCCGGCGCGCGGATGGGTGTCGAGCACCTCATCGGCCACGGCTACACCGACATCGCCTTCATCGGCAGCGCCGCACGCTACGACCCCCGCGAGCGCGGATGGCAGGAGGCCCTCGGCGATGCGCACCTCACACCCGGCGCACTCGTGCACACGACGTTCTCGTACCAGGGCGGCTACGACGCCGGCCGGCGACTGGTGGAACGCGGTACGCTGCCCCGCGCCGTGCTCGCAGCGTCAGACCAGATCGCCGTAGGACTGCTGACCGCGCTGCGCGAGGGCGGAGTTCGGGTGCCCGAGGATGTCGCGATCGTCTCGTTCGACGGCACCGCCTCAGTGGACTTCGTATGGCCGCGCATGACGACGGTCGTGCAGCCGCTCGAGCAGATGGCCGAGACCGCGATCCGCGCCGTGCTCGACCCCGACTCCGTGCCGCGCTACGTCGAGTTCGCGACGCAGTTGCGGGTGCGCGAGTCGTGCGGCTGCACCGCAGACGACTGA
- a CDS encoding Gfo/Idh/MocA family oxidoreductase has product MAFTLGIVGAGQFAGQFATLFHHHPGVSAVYVTDVVSSRADELVRSAGLAGSFATFDDMLASVDAIAIFTQRWTHGPLVVQALRAGKHVYSAVPMAITVDEIAAIIDAVRETGLTYMMGETSYYNPATVFARQKLAEGAFGRLFYGEGDYVHDMDLGFYEAYQYSGGAEWKATASYPPLLYPTHSIGGVLGAWPTHATAVSAIGVTDQRGDGVFDRSVSQFDNDFSNATALFELAAGGSMRINEFRRVGYPSHLRESRFRWFGTEGSFEQLALTTVWQNREGVEDISHLIDTHASLSADDPSLAHVAPALRDAFISGYAEIHEADRGRIPVELSHLSNGHEGSHHFLVDDFVRAVDDGTLPPVNAWQAARFTLPGVIAHESARRGGERLIVPDMGDPRV; this is encoded by the coding sequence ATGGCGTTCACTCTGGGGATCGTAGGAGCGGGTCAGTTCGCCGGCCAGTTCGCGACTCTCTTCCACCATCATCCGGGCGTATCAGCGGTCTACGTGACCGATGTCGTCTCGTCACGCGCCGATGAGCTGGTGCGCTCAGCCGGATTGGCCGGTTCCTTCGCCACATTCGACGACATGCTCGCATCTGTCGACGCCATCGCCATCTTCACCCAGCGGTGGACTCACGGCCCACTGGTGGTACAGGCGCTGCGCGCCGGAAAGCACGTCTACTCCGCGGTGCCGATGGCGATCACGGTCGACGAGATCGCCGCGATCATCGACGCCGTCCGCGAGACCGGGCTTACCTACATGATGGGTGAGACCAGCTACTACAACCCCGCCACCGTGTTCGCACGGCAGAAGCTGGCAGAGGGTGCCTTCGGGCGACTGTTCTACGGCGAGGGCGACTACGTCCACGACATGGATCTCGGGTTCTACGAGGCGTACCAGTATTCCGGCGGCGCCGAGTGGAAGGCCACAGCCAGCTATCCACCGCTGCTGTATCCCACGCATTCGATCGGCGGCGTCCTCGGTGCATGGCCGACGCATGCCACCGCCGTCTCGGCGATCGGCGTGACGGACCAGCGCGGCGACGGCGTCTTCGACCGATCGGTGAGCCAGTTCGACAACGATTTCTCCAACGCCACGGCGCTGTTCGAGCTCGCCGCCGGCGGGTCGATGCGCATCAACGAGTTCCGCCGCGTCGGCTACCCATCGCACCTGCGCGAGTCGCGCTTCCGCTGGTTCGGCACCGAGGGCTCGTTCGAGCAGCTGGCGCTGACCACCGTCTGGCAGAACCGCGAGGGCGTCGAAGACATCTCACACCTGATCGACACGCACGCCTCGCTGTCGGCCGACGACCCGTCACTGGCACACGTCGCACCGGCCCTGCGCGACGCGTTCATCTCCGGCTACGCCGAGATCCATGAAGCGGACCGCGGTCGCATCCCCGTCGAGCTGAGCCATTTGAGCAACGGGCACGAAGGCAGCCACCACTTCCTCGTGGACGACTTCGTTCGCGCAGTGGACGACGGCACGCTTCCGCCGGTGAACGCCTGGCAGGCGGCGCGGTTCACGCTGCCAGGGGTGATCGCGCACGAGTCCGCGCGCCGTGGCGGCGAGCGTCTCATCGTCCCCGACATGGGAGATCCGCGTGTCTGA
- the rpmB gene encoding 50S ribosomal protein L28: MAAVCQVTGAVPGFGHNISHSHRRTKRRFDPNVQKKTYYVPSLGRKVTLNVSAKGIKVIDVRGIEKVVADLKAKGVKL; this comes from the coding sequence ATGGCAGCAGTGTGCCAGGTGACCGGAGCTGTTCCCGGCTTTGGTCACAACATCTCGCACTCGCACCGCCGGACGAAGCGCCGCTTCGACCCGAACGTGCAGAAGAAGACGTACTACGTGCCGTCGCTCGGCCGTAAGGTCACCCTGAACGTGTCCGCCAAGGGCATCAAGGTGATCGACGTTCGCGGCATCGAGAAGGTTGTCGCAGACCTCAAGGCGAAGGGTGTGAAGCTCTAA
- the rpmG gene encoding 50S ribosomal protein L33 has protein sequence MAKKAQDVRPIIKLRSTAGTGYTYVTKKNRRNTPDRLVLKKYDPVVRKHVEFREER, from the coding sequence ATGGCCAAGAAGGCTCAGGACGTACGTCCGATCATCAAGCTCCGTTCGACGGCGGGCACCGGTTACACCTACGTGACCAAGAAGAACCGTCGCAACACCCCCGACCGCCTTGTGCTGAAGAAGTACGACCCGGTGGTCCGCAAGCACGTCGAATTCCGAGAGGAGCGTTGA
- the rpsN gene encoding 30S ribosomal protein S14, which produces MAKKSKIARNEQRKVIVERYAERRLELKKTLVDPNATDEAREAARLGLQKLPRNASPVRVRSRDAIDGRPRGMLTKFGISRVRFRDMAHRGELPGITKSSW; this is translated from the coding sequence ATGGCTAAGAAGAGCAAGATTGCTCGCAACGAGCAGCGCAAGGTCATCGTCGAGCGCTACGCAGAGCGTCGCCTCGAGCTGAAGAAGACCCTCGTCGACCCGAACGCGACCGATGAGGCCCGCGAGGCCGCTCGCCTCGGCCTGCAGAAGCTGCCGCGCAACGCGTCGCCGGTTCGCGTGCGTTCGCGTGACGCCATCGACGGCCGCCCCCGTGGCATGCTCACGAAGTTCGGCATCTCGCGTGTCCGCTTCCGTGACATGGCTCACCGTGGCGAGCTGCCCGGCATCACCAAGTCGAGCTGGTAA
- a CDS encoding HU family DNA-binding protein: MADKSITKTELVASIASATGESQATVSRVLDSLFGTVSDAVAKGSKVSIPGWISFEQVDTAARTGRNPQTGAEIKIPAGKRVKVTAGSKLKAAVK; the protein is encoded by the coding sequence ATGGCTGACAAGTCCATCACCAAGACCGAGCTCGTCGCGAGCATCGCTTCCGCAACCGGCGAGAGCCAGGCCACTGTGTCGCGCGTTCTCGACTCGCTGTTCGGCACCGTCTCCGACGCCGTCGCCAAGGGCAGCAAGGTCTCGATCCCGGGCTGGATCTCGTTCGAGCAGGTCGACACGGCCGCTCGCACCGGTCGCAACCCGCAGACCGGCGCCGAGATCAAGATCCCGGCCGGCAAGCGCGTCAAGGTCACCGCAGGCTCCAAGCTGAAGGCAGCCGTCAAGTAA
- a CDS encoding cytochrome c oxidase assembly protein, with protein sequence MNSYRLAGLAILVVSAAAALVVALVVGGGAVPPKLLDPGPIVMWGLPAAKLIANLGAAAMLGSLVLALFGLRSGSRPFDIALDTASIGAAVFTIASGITAFLTFMAAFNPKLTADNSFGEQFGRFLLELPLGQAWLITTLMGAVITLLVFGWRSWTGTMLTAVLAAASFLPMATQGHSGDVAGHTVAVNSILLHTIGAAVWIGGLMLLILLRGIGAKKKSDADRIDLPVLVSRYSSLAIAAFVVVAFSGIARTVVALGEWSELLSPYGLIVLGKAVVLVGLGMFGAWYRRALIPHLTGEREKRSFWTLILGELALMGLASGAAAALARTPPPIGEEAPAVQTPAERLTDSPLPPELDLQQWLTAFDLDILWIVAVGFGAFLYIAGLVRLRRRGDSWPVHRTIFWMLGLAVLLWVTSGPVNAYQEYLFSVHMLGHMILGMGIPLLLVMGAPVTLALRTIHKRDDGTRGGREWILWAVHSPYSRFITHPFVAAAIFVLSLWAFYFTDLVRWAMYDHLGHEWMIIHFLISGYLFVLTLVGVDPIPYRLPYAGRLITLIAVMAMHAFFGMAIMMQEGLFVAEWFGSMGRTWGPPPMEDQYIGGGIAWSVGEIPTLILAITVAIQWSRSDDKLQRRRDRHADRTGDAELEEYNAQLAKLAERDERQTAR encoded by the coding sequence GTGAACTCGTACCGTCTCGCTGGCCTGGCGATCCTCGTCGTCAGCGCGGCCGCGGCGCTCGTCGTCGCCCTTGTGGTCGGCGGCGGTGCCGTCCCGCCGAAGCTGCTCGACCCCGGCCCCATCGTCATGTGGGGGCTGCCCGCCGCGAAGCTCATCGCCAACCTCGGGGCCGCCGCCATGCTCGGCTCGCTCGTGCTGGCGCTGTTCGGCCTGCGCAGCGGATCGCGCCCGTTCGACATCGCGCTCGACACAGCATCCATCGGCGCCGCGGTCTTCACCATCGCCTCGGGAATCACCGCCTTCCTCACCTTCATGGCGGCCTTCAACCCGAAGCTCACCGCCGACAACTCGTTCGGCGAGCAGTTCGGCCGCTTCCTGCTGGAGCTGCCCCTCGGCCAGGCATGGCTGATCACCACGCTGATGGGCGCGGTCATCACCCTGCTCGTGTTCGGCTGGCGCAGCTGGACGGGCACCATGCTCACCGCCGTGCTCGCGGCAGCATCCTTCCTGCCGATGGCCACGCAGGGGCACTCCGGTGACGTCGCCGGACACACCGTCGCTGTGAACTCGATCCTGCTGCACACGATCGGCGCAGCCGTGTGGATCGGTGGCCTGATGCTGCTGATCCTGCTGCGTGGAATCGGCGCGAAGAAGAAGTCGGATGCTGATCGCATCGACCTTCCCGTGCTGGTCTCGCGCTACTCGTCGCTGGCGATCGCGGCGTTCGTCGTCGTGGCGTTCTCCGGCATCGCCCGCACGGTCGTCGCGCTCGGCGAGTGGAGCGAACTGCTCTCGCCGTACGGTCTGATCGTGCTGGGCAAAGCCGTGGTGCTGGTCGGCCTCGGCATGTTCGGCGCCTGGTACCGGCGGGCGCTCATCCCGCATCTGACGGGTGAGCGCGAGAAGCGCTCGTTCTGGACCCTCATCCTCGGTGAGCTCGCACTGATGGGCCTCGCGTCGGGTGCCGCAGCGGCACTCGCGCGCACACCACCTCCGATCGGCGAGGAGGCCCCGGCCGTGCAGACCCCGGCCGAGCGCCTCACCGACTCGCCGCTGCCGCCCGAGCTCGACCTGCAGCAGTGGCTGACCGCATTCGACCTCGACATCCTGTGGATCGTCGCGGTCGGCTTCGGCGCCTTCCTCTACATCGCCGGTCTCGTGCGGCTGCGGCGGCGCGGCGACAGCTGGCCGGTGCACCGCACGATCTTCTGGATGTTGGGGCTCGCAGTGCTGCTGTGGGTCACGAGCGGACCAGTCAACGCCTACCAGGAGTACCTGTTCAGCGTGCACATGCTGGGTCACATGATCCTCGGCATGGGCATCCCGCTGCTGCTGGTCATGGGCGCACCCGTCACCCTCGCCCTGCGCACGATCCACAAGCGCGACGACGGCACCCGCGGCGGACGGGAGTGGATCCTGTGGGCCGTGCACTCGCCGTACTCGCGCTTCATCACGCATCCATTCGTCGCCGCGGCGATCTTCGTGCTCTCGCTGTGGGCCTTCTACTTCACCGATCTCGTCCGCTGGGCGATGTACGACCACCTCGGGCACGAGTGGATGATCATCCACTTCCTGATCTCGGGGTACCTGTTCGTGCTGACGCTGGTCGGCGTCGATCCGATCCCGTACCGGCTCCCGTACGCCGGACGCCTGATCACGCTCATCGCGGTGATGGCGATGCACGCCTTCTTCGGCATGGCGATCATGATGCAGGAGGGGCTGTTCGTCGCGGAGTGGTTCGGGTCGATGGGGCGCACCTGGGGTCCGCCCCCGATGGAGGATCAGTACATCGGCGGCGGCATCGCCTGGTCGGTGGGTGAGATCCCGACGCTCATCCTGGCGATCACGGTGGCGATCCAGTGGTCGCGGTCCGACGACAAACTGCAGCGGCGCCGCGATCGGCACGCCGATCGCACGGGGGATGCCGAGCTGGAGGAGTACAACGCCCAGCTCGCGAAGCTGGCCGAGCGCGACGAGCGGCAGACCGCGCGCTGA
- a CDS encoding AAA family ATPase, translating to MSAPALSDEQQKLFRLIEDTDEHVFITGRAGTGKSTLLQHFAWNTKKQIAICAPTGVAALNVEGQTIHSLFRLPIGLIAEGEIDQSDPTRRILNAIETLVIDEISMVNADLMDAIDRSLRQARGKRGLPFGGVQVVMFGDPYQLAPVPPRGDELRYVQDHYRSFWFFDAKVWTGGLAGADGGMLDLGMHGAQLHVHELVHIHRQSDDGFKAMLNAVRYGRVTAEIAGTLNAQGARTPPVPEPGEVPIITLATRNDIVNSINKRHLAALEGREQTAHAEVSGDFGRGEANYPADAELKLKIGAQVMFLRNDTAMQGEPPRWVNGSIGTVTRILGDTVRVDVDGDEFDVEPAVWERFRYAYNPGTKTLSREVAAEFTQFPLRLAWAVTIHKSQGKTYDQAIVDLGSGAFAPGQTYVALSRLTSLDGLYLSRPLRPSDIRVDEDVRRFMREAWEARQAEKVGS from the coding sequence GTGTCCGCCCCCGCCCTCTCCGACGAGCAGCAGAAGCTGTTCCGCCTGATCGAGGACACCGACGAGCACGTCTTCATCACCGGTCGCGCCGGCACGGGCAAGTCGACCCTGCTGCAGCACTTCGCCTGGAACACCAAGAAGCAGATCGCGATCTGCGCGCCCACCGGCGTCGCGGCACTGAACGTCGAGGGGCAGACGATCCACTCGCTGTTCCGGCTGCCGATCGGGTTGATCGCCGAGGGCGAGATCGATCAGTCGGATCCCACCCGCCGGATCCTCAACGCGATCGAGACTCTCGTGATCGACGAGATCTCGATGGTCAACGCCGATCTGATGGATGCCATCGACCGGTCGCTTCGGCAGGCCAGGGGCAAGCGGGGCCTCCCGTTCGGCGGGGTGCAGGTGGTGATGTTCGGCGACCCGTATCAGCTGGCGCCGGTGCCGCCGCGCGGCGACGAGCTGCGATACGTGCAGGATCACTACCGCTCGTTCTGGTTCTTCGATGCCAAGGTGTGGACCGGTGGACTTGCCGGCGCCGACGGCGGGATGCTGGATCTCGGCATGCACGGTGCGCAGCTGCATGTGCACGAGCTCGTGCACATCCACCGGCAGTCCGATGACGGATTCAAGGCGATGCTGAACGCCGTGCGCTACGGCCGCGTCACGGCTGAGATCGCCGGCACACTGAACGCGCAGGGCGCACGCACGCCTCCCGTTCCAGAGCCGGGCGAGGTGCCGATCATCACCCTCGCCACCCGGAACGACATCGTCAACAGCATCAACAAGCGCCACCTCGCGGCGCTGGAAGGGCGGGAGCAGACCGCGCACGCCGAGGTCAGCGGCGACTTCGGGCGCGGCGAGGCGAACTACCCCGCCGATGCAGAGCTCAAGCTGAAGATCGGCGCGCAGGTCATGTTCCTGCGCAACGACACGGCGATGCAGGGTGAGCCGCCACGGTGGGTGAACGGGTCGATCGGCACGGTCACGCGCATCCTCGGCGACACGGTGCGCGTCGATGTCGACGGTGACGAGTTCGATGTCGAGCCCGCGGTCTGGGAGCGGTTCCGCTACGCCTACAACCCGGGCACGAAGACGCTCAGCCGCGAGGTGGCGGCCGAGTTCACTCAGTTCCCGCTGCGGCTGGCGTGGGCGGTGACGATCCACAAGTCGCAGGGCAAGACGTACGACCAGGCGATCGTCGACCTCGGCTCAGGGGCGTTCGCCCCTGGACAGACCTATGTGGCGCTGTCGCGCCTGACGAGCCTTGACGGTCTGTATCTGTCGCGTCCGCTGCGACCGAGCGACATCCGCGTCGACGAGGACGTGCGCCGGTTCATGCGCGAGGCGTGGGAGGCAAGACAGGCCGAGAAGGTCGGGAGCTGA
- a CDS encoding serine hydrolase domain-containing protein, protein MHLRSSRRVRAVVGGAVALALVLTGCSGSEPEFSYTPPKQVDAKLSDDVTAQLQSAVDQAMASSGSTGAIVGVWVPWSGQWVAGVGTQSGGDSAKVTADMSFRIADVTRLMTCDVLYGLADDGKVELDELVTKHVSGVADLGDATLLDLCNGTSGAGSSEASVKANWLKTPAREWSPLRLASYGLGVPRGPVHTAYRDSDAGYLILGLALERISGKTASELIAEYVTTPLGLASTALPTPVAATPTPGPAMHGNYLPAVEGGYDCTAPIDITKMSSSVGYTDSGATSTITDLGRYIQAEARQALRAEKAEPARFGQPLPSSAKAPSWYQATGGGLMVGSMIGQQGWVPGYATAAYSDPATGFTVAVTLNNSSAGSSIATYLAWQLAAIASKAPAAKGQTAPEFGLPFTAEQYGKSIADAAICAPPKE, encoded by the coding sequence ATGCATCTACGTTCGTCGCGCCGCGTGCGCGCTGTCGTCGGCGGCGCCGTCGCGCTCGCCCTGGTCCTGACCGGATGCTCTGGATCGGAGCCCGAGTTCAGCTACACACCCCCGAAGCAGGTCGACGCCAAGCTGTCCGATGACGTCACGGCACAGCTGCAGTCCGCCGTCGACCAGGCGATGGCCTCGTCCGGTTCGACCGGCGCGATCGTCGGCGTATGGGTGCCGTGGAGCGGCCAGTGGGTCGCCGGCGTCGGCACGCAGAGCGGTGGCGACAGCGCCAAGGTGACCGCCGACATGTCGTTCCGCATCGCGGATGTGACCCGGCTGATGACCTGCGACGTGCTGTACGGCCTGGCCGACGACGGCAAGGTGGAGCTGGACGAGCTGGTCACGAAGCACGTCTCGGGTGTCGCCGACCTCGGCGACGCCACACTGCTGGACCTCTGCAACGGCACCAGCGGCGCCGGGTCCTCCGAGGCTTCCGTGAAGGCGAACTGGCTGAAGACCCCGGCACGTGAGTGGTCGCCGCTGCGTCTGGCGAGCTACGGCCTCGGCGTCCCTCGCGGCCCCGTCCACACGGCATACCGCGATTCGGATGCGGGCTACCTGATCCTCGGCCTCGCACTCGAGCGCATCTCCGGCAAGACCGCCTCCGAGCTGATCGCCGAGTACGTCACGACGCCGCTCGGCCTGGCATCCACTGCTCTGCCCACTCCCGTCGCCGCCACGCCGACGCCGGGACCGGCGATGCACGGCAACTACCTGCCGGCCGTCGAAGGCGGATACGACTGCACCGCGCCGATCGACATCACCAAGATGTCGTCGAGCGTCGGCTACACCGACTCCGGCGCGACCTCGACGATCACCGACCTCGGACGCTACATCCAGGCCGAGGCGCGCCAGGCGCTGCGCGCTGAGAAGGCGGAACCGGCCCGCTTCGGACAGCCGCTGCCCTCGTCTGCGAAGGCGCCCAGCTGGTATCAGGCCACCGGCGGCGGCCTGATGGTGGGATCGATGATCGGTCAGCAGGGCTGGGTGCCCGGCTACGCGACGGCTGCGTACTCCGACCCGGCGACCGGCTTCACCGTCGCGGTGACCTTGAACAACTCCTCTGCAGGCAGCTCGATCGCCACCTACCTGGCCTGGCAGCTGGCAGCGATCGCCTCGAAGGCGCCGGCGGCGAAGGGGCAGACCGCTCCGGAGTTCGGCCTGCCGTTCACCGCCGAGCAGTACGGCAAGAGCATCGCCGACGCCGCGATCTGCGCGCCGCCGAAGGAGTGA
- a CDS encoding copper resistance CopC family protein, with translation MFRIRTTLAVVAVAVVAGLAISAPASAHDEVVASTPASGEQLTAAPEQVTLTFSNQLLSLEENSGTAMTVEDESGTDWVAGAPVVESDTVTTPLKPGMPNGAYLVTWKVVSSDGHPTSGEYSFSVAAAEVAPTEAPTTAPTEAVAPKTEQPRPSETPIAAPADDAPWPLLIGLGVLLLAAVIVLIVIVARKKRPAPASADGEPTTDPTA, from the coding sequence ATGTTCCGTATCCGCACCACCCTCGCCGTCGTCGCAGTGGCCGTCGTCGCCGGCCTCGCCATCAGCGCTCCCGCCTCCGCGCACGACGAAGTCGTCGCGAGCACCCCGGCGTCGGGTGAGCAGCTGACCGCCGCCCCCGAGCAGGTCACGCTGACATTCTCGAACCAGCTGCTCTCGCTGGAGGAGAACAGCGGTACAGCCATGACCGTCGAGGACGAGTCAGGCACTGATTGGGTCGCAGGCGCTCCCGTGGTCGAGTCCGACACCGTCACCACGCCGCTCAAGCCGGGCATGCCCAACGGCGCCTACCTGGTCACCTGGAAGGTGGTCTCCAGCGACGGGCATCCGACCTCGGGCGAGTACTCGTTCTCGGTTGCCGCCGCCGAAGTCGCCCCGACCGAGGCGCCGACGACCGCGCCGACCGAGGCGGTCGCGCCGAAGACCGAGCAGCCTCGGCCGAGCGAGACGCCGATCGCCGCACCCGCCGATGACGCTCCCTGGCCGCTGCTGATCGGCCTCGGTGTGCTGTTGCTCGCCGCGGTGATCGTGCTGATCGTGATCGTCGCGCGCAAGAAGCGCCCGGCACCGGCATCCGCCGACGGTGAACCGACCACGGACCCGACGGCCTGA